A region of the Equus quagga isolate Etosha38 chromosome 11, UCLA_HA_Equagga_1.0, whole genome shotgun sequence genome:
GGACACAGTTTGCTTCTGATGATGTCCCACCCCAAGAATCATGACTTCAACTCATGGAAATCCCATTTCCCTGGcctttgtctctttccctctttaaaataaatattttttccaaaacacttttagtattttaataaataatactgGATAAATTACTgagctggaaaaatatttttggaataaaattatttatcaagtctatttctaattttgtttccaaatttgCACAGTAGAACAACAGAATATGGGTTCAGTTCAGAGACATTTAATAGAAGTGTGATTTTCATATGGAGGTAAGTGGATAAATAACTCATGTAAAGGATTATACAAGCAAAAGAAGcacaaataatataaatttattactaattattcaccaatagatttttaaagtttcatttgaaGCTTGATTCATAGACAAGACATTTAAGtttattaagtaaattttttCTAACTATGAAAGTGAGACATTCTCATAACAGAAAATTTGCAATATCTAGAAATtatagagaagaaagtaaaacttaACCATTATTTCACCACCCTGGaaaaattattgctaaaatttggtattatttcccttttattgctgtttaatttttttttacttttaatttcactATCtctaagtaaaaaatattaagaatttggATATACCATTCCATACCCATTTCCCATGCTTATACaaacatacgtgtgtgtgttcctatatatggtattttaaaatactctgcAGATGTTTTTTCTTGACTTGACAAGATTTCTTTGACATCCTTCTATGTCTCTAAATAAAGAGTACCACTGATCCAATTTAACGTCCTACTGAACATATATCATATGTCTACTGTGCTGTATGTGTCCGATATAAGTtcagattatttaatttttacttttattgctttTACAAAAGCTATTGCACTGAACATTTGTTGGGTCAAACAATATAAAcagttaaactttaaaaaatgctgctaGAGAGACTTTCCAAAATTAAACTGTTAGCTATTCCTCTTGAGATCCAGTCAAGAAGTTTGCTTTGCCAGCCCCTCACCAACCGTGGTAACAACTGGGGGTTATGGAAATAGCTGAGAACTCAAATTCCAGGTTAATATTAAGCATTTTCTTgaaattaattctttttcatttcaaaaatccCTATTTCACAAGCATTGCTTTGCGTCATATTATTGTAGTCTTCTTCGATTTAGACTAAATCTCCAATTAGATATTACTCATGAttgttgcttttcttcttcatctcttgccacttaaaaatttttgtttcgATTGAATTTTTACATTGTTTAACATATTTCCTAGAGATTATTTGCTATCATTCTTTTGCCTTTATATATATGGTTACCGTTTTGGCTGAACATAGGGTTGTTGAATTGCCACCATATTTCATTCATAGTTTCTAAGCTCCTTCCACTGCCCTTTGACTTCCAAAATTACGGATGGGAAGTCCTATATTATCCTgatcttctttcctctttcttttgttaaaaacagctttattgggatataatgatatacacagaactgcacatatttaatgggTACAAtctgatgagtttggacatatgcaaacaCCCATGatactatcaccacaatcaaggaaTTTCCATCTGGATGCCTacaagattttctcctttatctctggCATTCAGAACCAGGCTGTCTGTGCCTAAACTTTTATTGGTCCCAAGGAGCACAGGAATGAGCTAATGAACTCATAGTTAATTTGTTCATTCGTTCAATCCTTTGTTAACTTTTGTGCTCAGTGCATGTTCTGGACATTTCCCAGGCACGGGTCtgtagcagtgaataaaacacagTCCATTCCCTCATGGTACACGACCTGGATTTGTTTCATTTCACCTTATTGTTTCCCTGTTtatctccctccccactcctttccctctgcctatAGTGACCCTCTGGTGAGcatctttttttatattgatttaaatatttgtgcATTCTTGAAAAAGCTTTGCAATGCTTCTTACGTATTCTCTTAACGTGCCCTTAACATTCCCCTTGCCTGTTTACTTGTTTGATAAACACTGTGCACAAGAGGCTGTTAtcagcactttataaatattaactccttCCAGCCTCATAAAAGCCCAGGAAATAGATCTTTTTTTGCCACATAAGGAAACTGTAGCCCCAAGAGATTGGCTAGCACATCCAAGGCCACAGAACTAGGGAATGGCCAAGCCTGGACTTGAACAGAGAGGCAGCCAGGCACCAAAGACCACACTCCTCAGCCCGCAGCTCCAACCTCATGAGTTCAGAACTGAAGCCCCaacctcctcctgcctcttgcCTTCCTCCAACCGCCATCTTTTCCATGTCAGGAAACGGCACCTCCACGCACCAAGCTGCTCAAACAAAAGTCTTGCTATTTCCCTTGATAACCCTCTCCCAGCCCACATTGGGTCCATCCGCCAATCCTGCCTGCTGTGTCTTCAGAGCACATCCAGACTTGACCACCACTCTCCACACTCGCAGCCACTGCCCTGGTCCAAACCATCATCTTCTCTCACCAGGTTATTGAGCAGCTTCCTCATCATCTCCTCACTTTGTCCTTGCCCTCTGCCTCTGTTCTCAACACAGCGGCCAGAGTGAATCTGTTAGAATCTGTCAGGTCACGTTGCTGGGTTCAAAACCCTCCATGTCTTCCTTCCTCACTCAAAGGCAAAGCTAAAATTCTTACTGTGACCTGTAAGGCCCTACTCAGTGTAGCCTTGTGCAGCTTCTCTGGCCTCCCTATCTATTTTACTTCGTTTTGCTTGTTCTGCTCTAACCACATTGATGTGTGCTATTTCACAAACACACTAGGCATgctctcacctcagggcctttgcacttgctgtacCCTTTACCTGGATTGCTCTTCCCCCACATATCCATGTGGTTAGCTCCTTACGTCTTTCAGATATTTACCTGAAAGTCACCTTCTTACTTTAGTCTTCTGTGGCTACTTTATCCTGAATTTCAATCCTCTCCCCAAACATTTCATATCTCTCTtccccactttattttttctccttagcaaCCACTGCAacctaacattttatttatttgtttgtttaatttattgCATCTATTGTCTGTACCCCCCTCACTGGAATGTAAGGTCCACAAGGGCAGGAAGTTTGGCTGTGTCTGTTTGTCACTCTCTCCCTAGCACCTAGTGCCTGACAGAGGGAAGgtattcaaccaatatttattgaaaaagaatgagCAAATTTCCATGTCTTTGTCTTTTGGCTTAGGCTGAGTGATATTCCCCCACTTGATTCACACGGTCAGCGATTCTGTTTTCAGCTGTGATATAATTTCTTGATggactttaaaaatatctgatatCATTTCTTTTGGTTCCAGAACCTTTTTCTGTGctctaattttatttcctcagGTTCATTTACTAAATTTTGTTCAAAGTTCTCATTTTTCCGCCTGTGGATTAGCCACTGTTTCTGGTGGACTTGGCCTTGCTCTGTGCTGCGCCTGTATTTTCTTAACAGGCGTATGAACCTTTTCTGGTGGTTCCTGTCAGGGGTGTGGAATTTGGGGGCATCGTGAAGGTCGGTCTGTCCGTCTCCTGGGCTGGCGCTTTCCTTTCACCGGCAGGTCTGTTTGCAGTTCTTGCTTTAGTTCTTAAGTGGTTTGACTTTCCTCGtgcttgacttttaaaaaatgtttctcttcatCAACTGCATTTCAATTTTAAGACAAAACTTGCCAGAATTATTTTAAACTCAACTCTATGTTTGATTTGCATAAAGCTAATTATTAGTCCTTTTATAACTTATCTTCCCAATTCTGGAAATCTTAATTCTCATACTTTTCACAAGCTATAAATGCTTCTCTGCAAGTAATTCGTTTTTTCAAAAACTATGCGTGAGTGGTGTACTTTGTGAGCGCTTGAATATTTTAGGCCATCTTTTACAGTCACATAAGGACCTATTCCTTATATGTcctttatatgtgtatataaaattctctggtttccagtttttctcctcaTGGCCCTATATATACTGTTCCGTTAAAACAAGGGATTCAGTATTCTTGAAAGTTTGAGGTCAgccttatttttgtttctgtgaaggtaCGTTATTTTAAGGTTTTAGATTTGTAGGAAGAGACTGAATTACATCTACTGTAAAGATAAAGTATTGTATTATCTGTGAACGTAAGTATGTACCAAGTATCTTTAATTAAATAGGAAAGTGAGATAGCCGTGCAGAGCGAGTGAGCTCAGCAAATTTCAGCAGTGTCCATTTCCCTGGAAACACTGATGGGGCCATCCCGGAGCTGGCAGTACTCTCTGCAGGGGAGGGTCTTGACAGCCTGGCTAGAAACTTTAGTCTTGCTACACCCACTGCTCTTTAAATTGctctttaaatttcaaatttaattgaaACAACTTTTCAGAAGATTTTATCCTGAcaactatttttccattttagggTATAGTTAAATGTCAGGCTTTCTTGGTTCTGGAACCAAATGGAGTCAAGAGGTTTCCAGTCCCATCTACAGGGAGAGGGCAGGTAGGGTCTCTGAACAAACATTTCCTATACTTGAGGGCTAGTCAATGCATCCACTAGCGTATTTGACTTTTCCTAGCATACTTTAaatctttcatctcctttgagCATTACAGACTCGTGACCTTTCATAAACTCTCATGGTTGCACTGGCTGgtgatgttttctttctgatgCTCAAATGGTCAAATATTGGTCAAGAACCATCTGGAACTTTAAAAGTTCACCAAAAGTTTAAGTACAGTAGTTTCTGTAGGaccatataatttttataatgttatctAGGTGCAATAAGAAATCACAAAACATTGTATTTTGAATAAAGTAAAGTTTAGTTTCAATTTTAGGtctatattacttttaaattccCTCCCTCAAATCACTCAGGGTATCATATACTttagagtttttttaaataaaagcaagtaCAGAATGGCCGTAGAAAGTTCTAGAACAAAAAATCAAATCCTGAATTATACTATCCCATATTGCTATCCCTAATTTTGCATTCTGTGGTGACTGTAAAATCACCACATAGAAGAAACACAAAGTTActtaaggaaaaaattcaaacaagCCAGCCAAACGTTGAGATTCTGGCTTCCATCTCGGTCAAAGACAGttgttttttcttagtttccCTTAAGGTATCACATGGCCCCTGCTTTCAGTTCCCCAGCAGTTTAACTGCTCCACATCTTCTGCTTGGGGACCGTTTTTGCATGTCTATTATTTAGCTTGTGCATTTGGGTAAGGACACACCAGGACCTATACCTGGCAGAAGGTTCTGCACTATTGCCACTCCAGGACATTCTACTGCCATTTCCTTGAAAGGCTGCTGGTTTTCTTGGGGGAAGAGGCGGGGGATCTTGacttctccccaaatctgctgTGGAGCTCAGGTGATTTTCTCCAGTAGGGTTTGGGCCTGCTGACAAGCTCCTCATCTAAGCCTGTCTGACTCCTGCCTCTCCAGGCTCTCTGCACCTGGACACCTGTGGTTGCAGCTTGGTTTTTGAAAGGCTCTGACTTTTCCCTTCCACCTCCATGATTGCCTCTCTCAAGGGACACTGTGGGCTGCCTTTCCTCTTACTTCATAACTAAATCTCAGACCTGGTTGCAAAAAGTACACATTTCTCCTCTGCTGAACATCTTCTATTGAACATACTCTCCACACCTTCTATAGAATTCATTCATATTCTTTACCTCTTCCGAAATGGTGGTGAGGAAGGAACCAATGCATTTCCTCTCGGCTTAGAAGCTATGTGCTCaagtcaaaaacataaaagtaaaccAAAAAGAAGGGGGGATTTAAGAAAGTtcagattataaaatatatagctTCAGAGTACCCAGGAACgtttctgttcttttctattatattatTTGTCTCTAGTCCAACAAGATTATCTCCCCTAAAAGCTAACTGTGCCTGAAATTCAGaagctttttttttgctgaggaagatttgccctgagctaacatccattgctaatcttcctctttttgtatgtgagccattgctacagcatggccactgacaggcgagtggtgtaggtgcacacccaggcactgaacccaggccgctgaagtggagtgtgctgaacttaaccactaggccacaggggccgccacagtagattttttttatacttttaccaAAGAAAATTGCATATCTCAATcacttatttttttagttttacacCTATAAGTCCAAAATTATTTCACCAAATTGTCCTCTGAACACTGATGGGAAAAACCACTTAGCTTACACAAATCACAGAACTCAGTGTGTAGCTCTTTGCTGCCCTGTCTGTAAGAAAGGCATGACCATGGATGTGTGAGATGAAATGGAGTGGAGGACATGCTTATTAAGAAACAGAGGCTTGAGGAGCTGAAAGTCCATTGTTGGATCATTTATTCGGACAATAAAAGTATCAGGAATTTTGGCAGGAGTAGCCTTGGAGAGAGTGACAGTAGGTGCGGAGCTAACGtcttgaagaaacagagaaatgactTGGGAGTCTATAGATGTCTGCGGCCAGCAGAGATGCAGTTTGAACACAGAGCTTCAAAGGGGTGGAgggttagaaaggaagaagggacgATGATCTGCAATGACAATGAGTGCAAGAGGACACTTACTTTTCCTCCAGGTCCTATGGtagaaagcaggagagaaaatggCCACCTTGGCAGGGCTGCAGGGGATGAGGTTTCCTCAGGAGTGATGGTTTTAGTTGGAACAAAGCGAGGGAAgcttttggaaaagagtttgaggAAGTCGGTGATGACCATGAGCTTCCGAGGGCACACTTGGAAGGGTTTTGTGGGTAATGGTAAATCGGGAGATGGGTTCAGATTAGAAGCTGTGTAGAGCAGCAGGACAATGAGAGAACAGGTAATTAGAGATGGATGGTTGACAGGACCGGGGACCAAGGGCGTGGTAGGATTAGTGCTGGTGGCCTTTTTCTGGGAAGTTGGGGCACTGCCAGTGAGTTCCTGTCCTGCTAGACAGATCTGTTTTAAACTCTAACTTCtaccaatatatttttaattcatatgcCATTTTCAAACATTGGGTGATTAGATCATTTGCACAGAGCTGTTTACTTAGCTAGATAATCAAAGAGAGATTTATTAACTTTCCATGTTACTATTGTGTGTTCAACTTGGGTAATTCATATATACAGGTACTGATCCCTTCTAGCTAGCTAAAttttcagagctggaagaaaagaaacaaaatcactattaTGTCATGTTCTTAGATAAACATTAAATCATAATATCATCATAAGGCATTTATTTAAACAAGTAAATctacttaaaaagaaattataacagtttttaaaatactcGCACGAAAAGTACGTATAATAGTCTCTAAGTTGGGCAGACATTTTATTCTACTGAAGTGGCATTAATATTATCAATAGTTTCCAAGATCCTTTGCTTAAAGCTCTATTTTTCTGCAATGAGGACATGCATATAGGAGGCTGAGGAAGCCTTGGAACCATTTTGATTCTATCTGGGAATTGAATATTCGAGATGCACAAAGCACAAGGCATACAAATTTGTCAGATGGCTTGTTCGTTTTCTAAaattgaattttgtcttttttctcaccTTCCCTTACTTCTGTTGAGACCCTAGTCCCTGCTGAGCATTCCTGCTCAATACGACAACAGGTAGGAACGTTTTTGACCGTCAGCAATTAGCAAACACGTCTGAACAGTGATGACAGGTGTGTTGCTTGGTTCCTTTAATAAGTCAACAGCATAAataaaagacagaaggaaaagggggaaataggaaaaaagtcaAAGTAGAAGATTTATAACTGAACTGATAGAGTTTAGTTAAATAAGAAGAGGCATGAAGAGGAAGCCTAGTAGAAGGCTCCATCTCTGTTTTAAcaagattttacttttatttgttttataatttgggatttcacaaaaaaaatttgttaatgagtttcagaacttaaaaataaaagagcccCAGTGCCACGTCCACAGCCCAGACCAAGCTTGGGTCTTGTGGCTCTCATCTCTGCACCCTGTTCTCTACACCACTTCAGTTTTACCATACGCTTTGGTCAGCATATTTAAAATCTCTAGTAATTTGGACCACAATATCACACTTCACTAACAGGTACCATTATTTAAGGCATCGTACATTCTTACATGAAAGTTCGAAGCTTAATGCTCTTGACAATAATAGATCTTGAGTCAATCCTTTCTGCAGTGGAAAGAAAAACTGGATTAGTAAAAAAGAACCTGTGCTAGTAACTGAGACCTCAGGTCATATGTCAGCTTTAATGGTTTTATGAGCTAAGCCTCAATTCCTTGCCATTAAAATTAGGCTAATAAAACATGTCATGTCTTCCTCATAAGGAATAAGGTTGATACTACTGATGTCAAAAcggtaaatgaaataatgcatggaAGATATGTATGTGTGCTTTGCAAACTAGAAATAAAGATACATAAGCTTCTTTCCATTACaatcaattataaaataagaaataaaatgtaatatcaaGTGCAAAAGCAGGCACTAGTGGATATTCTGTACAAgaagcatatttaaaatattttttcactaacCTATTTTAATTCTAAACTTTTTGGTGATTTATTTCTATCCTTTAGAATGTCAGTCTCTTCCACAAGACTTTCCTTTGAGCAAAGATTATTTCCATAGAttaaagcatatgaaaaagtcATCATTTGACCTCAGACCTGCAAAAGTGactgtttcatatatttcaaacCAATAATTCAGATTTGCGTTTCTAGCTCAGTGTCCAGCATCAAGTAGATATtaaaaagatttgttgaatggCACTATTGAACTAAACTTGGAACTAACAgctcttttcaaaataattatttttcagcaaGAGGTGATAGGTAAATGTGTTAGAAATGAGAAGAATCGGTTTGGTGatgatttactcttttttttttcctcccaggtTTCTGGCATAGGTAtatggaaattaaagaagaaggaaCTCTAACCTGATAATGGATTTCAGAGAAAGATTCCTCAGCacacagaggaaaagataaaCTGGTGGATAGCCCTCAGGAATGATGTCCTTTTGCCACAGTATAATTAATATTTCCTGTGTGAAAAGCAGCTGGTCAAATGACGTCCGCGCTTCCCTCTACAGTTTAATGGTGCTCATAATTCTAACCACGCTGGTTGGCAATCTGATAGTTATTATTTCCATATCACACTTCAAGCAACTTCATACCCCAACGAATTGGCTCATTCATTCCATGGCCACTGTGGACTTCCTTCTGGCGTGCCTGGTCATGCCTTATAGCATGGTGAGATCTGTTGAGCATTGCTGGTATTTTGGAGAAGTCTTCTGTAAAATTCACACCAGCACTGATATTATGCTGAGCTCAGCATCCATTTTGCACTTGTCCTTCATTTCCATTGACCGCTACTATGCTGTGTGTGACCCACTGAGATACAAAGCCAGGATCGGTGTCTTGGTTATTTTCATGATGATCTCTATTAGTTGGAGCATCCCTGCTCTTTTTGCATTTGGAATGATATTTCTGGAGCTAAACTTCAAAGGAGTTGAAGAGTTGTATTACAAACATGTTCACTGCATGGGGCATTGCGCAGTCTTCTTTAGCAAAACATCTGGGGTCCTCGcctttatgatttctttctatATACCTGGGTTTATAATGTTGTGTGTCTATTATAGAATATATTTCATAGCTAAAGGGCATGCAAGATCAATTAATGATGCAAACAAGAACCCTCAAATTGgattggaagagaaaaatggaatttcaCGAAGCAAAGAAGGGAAAGCTGCAAAGACTTTAGGGATCGTGATGGGAGTTTTCCTAATCTGCTGGTGTCCTTTCTTTGTCTGCACGGTCATGGATCCTTTCTTGAACTATGCTATCCCACACAGCTTGAATGATGCATTGATTTGGTTTGGCTACTTGAACTCTACTTTCAATCCAATGATTTATGCATTTTTCTATCCCTGGTTCAGAAGAGCACTGAAGATGATTCTATTTGgcaaaatcttccaaaaagatTCATCTAGgtgtaaattatttttagaatcaaATCCATAGGATTATTATACCTTACTGTGTTGCACAGCAGTTGGTGGTCATATTTATGAACACAACACAACCGACCACATGCACCAACGGCAGGGTCTTTTACCAATTCTTTGAGTCAAAGAGTGTCTGGTGAATTCAGTTATAATGCTCGTAGCCTGCTTCCTATTTTAGGCAGAGTAGATGTGTTCTTTGCCATTCTTACCGTACATATTGAAGCCTTGCAAGTCCAGAATTTAAGGGCTTACAATTTAAAGAACTTTTCCTGCCCTTAGATGAACTGCCATGAATTTACAGTGGTACCTTACTCAGTTGTTCAGTGGTGGAAACTAGAGGATTGCATTCAGGGACACAAATTAGAATGactttgtcatttatttgctTAGATATATATGTCTTTTTGTAAAATCAACTAAAAGTACACATTAAATGTTATGACTAAATAGTTGTTTATACATGATTTGCTATTTATCACTAATCCTTATTAATATACATTCCAAGTCTTAAACaccttggtttttattttttttaaataagcttttctgATTCTCATACttgtaggaaatttggaaaagaagggaaaaaaataaaacatcatatagaaagaaaatgaaaataaaaaatatcactcatagctcacttcctgaaagaattatatcatttaaaattcataaaaatatcatttttagtgactatataatgttatatttgtGCAtgcacaaagatttttttaactgttttcctattgttgaccacttaggttgttttaattacttttttaaaaaatcatagaaagtaaatgaaatttCTGCCTGTTACCTGCTACTGAAGCTCGAGAAAGTGTCTGGAAGGATTTCACCATATTTCCAGGTTATGCCTGGTACAGTAGGATCCAAAATACAAGCTACATGAAGAGAAACAAATTCAACTGGGCTCCAGTCTACACTGACAGGAAGGCAGTCTTCCATCGAAGCAGCTAAGCGTGAGGGAGGACAAGAGATATAATCAGAACAGACACGCCTAGACTACTGAGATagtacatatgaaaaaaaaaaggaaacgaGCAGTGGTTTCAAACAAGATCCCCTAGTAGGAATTGGGCAAACATTCTTAATTATAAGCTTCGGTTTACAACTGAGCTATTTCTCACACAGACTTCGCGCAGTCTATTTCATGTTGAGTAGCTCCAGGTACCTGGGTTTGCTTATTTAAGAACAGTGACGTATGCTCACGAGTAAGTTAGGGTAGGGCAGctaattttaaatgaaactgaaatgcaCTCCCTGCATATGAATT
Encoded here:
- the TAAR1 gene encoding trace amine-associated receptor 1, yielding MMSFCHSIINISCVKSSWSNDVRASLYSLMVLIILTTLVGNLIVIISISHFKQLHTPTNWLIHSMATVDFLLACLVMPYSMVRSVEHCWYFGEVFCKIHTSTDIMLSSASILHLSFISIDRYYAVCDPLRYKARIGVLVIFMMISISWSIPALFAFGMIFLELNFKGVEELYYKHVHCMGHCAVFFSKTSGVLAFMISFYIPGFIMLCVYYRIYFIAKGHARSINDANKNPQIGLEEKNGISRSKEGKAAKTLGIVMGVFLICWCPFFVCTVMDPFLNYAIPHSLNDALIWFGYLNSTFNPMIYAFFYPWFRRALKMILFGKIFQKDSSRCKLFLESNP